One window of Ziziphus jujuba cultivar Dongzao chromosome 5, ASM3175591v1 genomic DNA carries:
- the LOC132803902 gene encoding uncharacterized protein LOC132803902: protein MGMKTWLKAVVMLMKKQSVFFCLYVFHAIYTFGFAVPSALNTTHYCTSTNPTSNPYSLFLSIYPLSLLFVFLTSRVLKEVDDYHDNICNSSSEASPSPYRSSESRSLKVAISLALFLCITLSQLLWAFHLTGLCIIWWRIATGN, encoded by the exons atgggtatgaAAACCTGGTTGAAGGCTGTGGTGATGTTGATGAAGAAACAGAGTGTGTTCTTTTGTCTTTATGTTTTTCACGCAATTTATACGTTTGGTTTTGCAGTTCCATCAGCCTTGAATACCACCCATTATTGCACCTCCACCAATCCCACCTCCAATCCCTACTCACTATTCCTATCCATCTACCCGCTCTCTTTGCTATTCGTCTTTCTCACCAGCCGGGTTCT GAAAGAAGTGGATGATTATCATGATAATATATGCAATAGCAGCTCTGAAGCATCACCAAGCCCTTATAGATCATCAGAATCTCGTAGTCTTAAGGTTGCTATCTCTTTGGCCTTGTTTTTATGCATAACG CTTTCCCAGCTTTTGTGGGCTTTTCACTTAACGGGTCTGTGTATTATCTGGTGGAGAATTGCGACTGG